One window of the Xenopus tropicalis strain Nigerian chromosome 10, UCB_Xtro_10.0, whole genome shotgun sequence genome contains the following:
- the mpp2 gene encoding MAGUK p55 subfamily member 2, which yields MPVALPSHNSDPAMQRVLHGLSDLPASSDLDLIFLQGIMESPKAHECMEEIRLEAVRENNLQLVQEILQDMAGVRDPSGVAAELQGILQEPHFQSLLQTHDSVASKNYETPPPSPMLDPTLSNQPVPPDAVRMVGIRKSAGEHLGVTFRVEGGELVIARILHGGVIDQQGLLHVGDVIREVNGREVGSDPQALQEMLREASGSVVLKILPSYQEQHPLRQVFVKCHFSYDPSSDSLIPCKEAGLPFKAGDLLQIVNQEDPNWWQACLVKGGTAGLIPSQLLEEKRKAFVKRDGEFTPNSSALCGSIGGKKKKRIMYVTTKNAEFDRHELLIYEEVARMPPFRRKTLILIGAQGVGRRSLKNKLLTSDPSRYGTTIPYTSRKRKEGEWDGQSYSFVTRAEMEQDIKAGRYLEHGEYEGNLYGTKISSIQEVVASGKMCVLDVNPQAVKVLRTAEFVPYVVFVGAPDFQTLKSNNLSAVEVGITNKQLTDAELLRIVEESERLQQAYGHYFDLTLVNYDLDQTFQELQVALEKLNSEPQWVPVSWVY from the exons ATGCCTGTCGCTCTGCCTTCCCACAACTCAGACCCTG CCATGCAGCGGGTGCTTCACGGTCTCTCAGACCTCCCTGCCTCTTCGGATCTAGATCTAATTTTTCTCCAAGGAATCATGGAGAGTCCAAAG GCTCATGAATGCATGGAGGAGATCCGTTTGGAAGCCGTGAGGGAAAATAATCTGCAGCTGGTACAGGAGATTCTACAAGACATGGCAGGAGTACGAGACCCAAGTGGTGTAGCAGCTGAGCTTCAGGGAATCCTTCAGGAACCACACTTTCAG TCCCTCTTACAGACGCATGATTCTGTTGCTTCGAAGAATTATGAGACACCTCCTCCTAGCCCAATGCTGGACCCCACCCTAAGTAATCAGCCAGTGCCACCTGATGCAGTGCGCATGGTGGGAATAAGAAAGAGCGCCGGGGAGCACCTG GGTGTGACATTCCGTGTAGAGGGAGGAGAGCTTGTTATTGCCCGCATTCTGCACGGTGGGGTAATTGATCAACAGGGCCTCCTGCACGTAGGGGATGTGATCCGGGAAGTGAATGGGAGAGAAGTGGGCAGCGACCCACAGGCCTTGCAAGAGATGCTCCGAGAGGCCAGCGGCAGCGTGGTGCTGAAAATACTACCCAGCTATCAGGAGCAGCATCCTCTGCGGCAG GTGTTTGTTAAGTGTCACTTTAGTTATGATCCTTCCAGTGACAGTCTGATCCCATGTAAAGAGGCTGGCTTGCCTTTCAAAGCTGGGGACCTTCTACAGATTGTTAATCAAGAGGATCCCAACTGGTGGCAG GCCTGTCTGGTAAAAGGTGGCACTGCAGGTTTGATCCCCAGTCAACTactggaggagaagaggaaaGCATTTGTAAAACGGGATGGAGAGTTCACTCCTAACTCCA GTGCTTTATGTGGAAGTATTGGtggaaagaaaaagaagaggattATGtatgtaacaacaaaaaatgcag AGTTTGACCGTCATGAGCTACTGATATATGAGGAGGTTGCACGTATGCCCCCTTTCCGCAGAAAGACTCTCATCTTAATTGGTGCACAGGGTGTGGGGAGAAGGAGCTTGAAGAACAAACTGCTGACTTCTGACCCTTCAAGATATGGCACCACAATCCCAT ATACATCTCGTAAGAGAAAAGAAGGTGAATGGGATGGCCAATCATATTCCTTTGTAACCCGGGCAGAGATGGAGCAGGACATCAAGGCTGGTCGATATTTGGAACATGGGGAGTATGAGGGGAACCTCTATGGCACTAAAATCAGTTCGATCCAGGAGGTTGTGGCATCAGGAAAAATGTGTGTTCTGGATGTCAACCCTCAG GCAGTGAAAGTTCTGAGGACGGCAGAATTCGTACCCTATGTTGTATTTGTTGGGGCTCCTGACTTCCAGACCCTAAAATCCAACAATCTGTCAGCAGTGGAAGTTGGCATTACAAACAAGCAGCTGACG GATGCTGAGCTTCTGCGCATTGTAGAAGAGAGTGAGCGTCTCCAGCAAGCTTACGGCCATTACTTTGACCTTACTTTGGTCAACTATGATCTGGATCAGACATTCCAGGAACTGCAGGTGGCATTGGAGAAACTCAACTCAGAGCCACAGTGGGTTCCAGTCAGCTGGGTCTATTGA
- the mpp2 gene encoding MAGUK p55 subfamily member 2 isoform X1 — MASPVSGVSVEGVSLDSAEESEIHRKAMQRVLHGLSDLPASSDLDLIFLQGIMESPKAHECMEEIRLEAVRENNLQLVQEILQDMAGVRDPSGVAAELQGILQEPHFQSLLQTHDSVASKNYETPPPSPMLDPTLSNQPVPPDAVRMVGIRKSAGEHLGVTFRVEGGELVIARILHGGVIDQQGLLHVGDVIREVNGREVGSDPQALQEMLREASGSVVLKILPSYQEQHPLRQVFVKCHFSYDPSSDSLIPCKEAGLPFKAGDLLQIVNQEDPNWWQACLVKGGTAGLIPSQLLEEKRKAFVKRDGEFTPNSSALCGSIGGKKKKRIMYVTTKNAEFDRHELLIYEEVARMPPFRRKTLILIGAQGVGRRSLKNKLLTSDPSRYGTTIPYTSRKRKEGEWDGQSYSFVTRAEMEQDIKAGRYLEHGEYEGNLYGTKISSIQEVVASGKMCVLDVNPQAVKVLRTAEFVPYVVFVGAPDFQTLKSNNLSAVEVGITNKQLTDAELLRIVEESERLQQAYGHYFDLTLVNYDLDQTFQELQVALEKLNSEPQWVPVSWVY, encoded by the exons ATGGCAAGTCCTGTAAGTGGGGTCTCTGTCGAGGGGGTTTCTTTGGATTCAGCAGAGGAGTCCGAAATACACAGAAAAG CCATGCAGCGGGTGCTTCACGGTCTCTCAGACCTCCCTGCCTCTTCGGATCTAGATCTAATTTTTCTCCAAGGAATCATGGAGAGTCCAAAG GCTCATGAATGCATGGAGGAGATCCGTTTGGAAGCCGTGAGGGAAAATAATCTGCAGCTGGTACAGGAGATTCTACAAGACATGGCAGGAGTACGAGACCCAAGTGGTGTAGCAGCTGAGCTTCAGGGAATCCTTCAGGAACCACACTTTCAG TCCCTCTTACAGACGCATGATTCTGTTGCTTCGAAGAATTATGAGACACCTCCTCCTAGCCCAATGCTGGACCCCACCCTAAGTAATCAGCCAGTGCCACCTGATGCAGTGCGCATGGTGGGAATAAGAAAGAGCGCCGGGGAGCACCTG GGTGTGACATTCCGTGTAGAGGGAGGAGAGCTTGTTATTGCCCGCATTCTGCACGGTGGGGTAATTGATCAACAGGGCCTCCTGCACGTAGGGGATGTGATCCGGGAAGTGAATGGGAGAGAAGTGGGCAGCGACCCACAGGCCTTGCAAGAGATGCTCCGAGAGGCCAGCGGCAGCGTGGTGCTGAAAATACTACCCAGCTATCAGGAGCAGCATCCTCTGCGGCAG GTGTTTGTTAAGTGTCACTTTAGTTATGATCCTTCCAGTGACAGTCTGATCCCATGTAAAGAGGCTGGCTTGCCTTTCAAAGCTGGGGACCTTCTACAGATTGTTAATCAAGAGGATCCCAACTGGTGGCAG GCCTGTCTGGTAAAAGGTGGCACTGCAGGTTTGATCCCCAGTCAACTactggaggagaagaggaaaGCATTTGTAAAACGGGATGGAGAGTTCACTCCTAACTCCA GTGCTTTATGTGGAAGTATTGGtggaaagaaaaagaagaggattATGtatgtaacaacaaaaaatgcag AGTTTGACCGTCATGAGCTACTGATATATGAGGAGGTTGCACGTATGCCCCCTTTCCGCAGAAAGACTCTCATCTTAATTGGTGCACAGGGTGTGGGGAGAAGGAGCTTGAAGAACAAACTGCTGACTTCTGACCCTTCAAGATATGGCACCACAATCCCAT ATACATCTCGTAAGAGAAAAGAAGGTGAATGGGATGGCCAATCATATTCCTTTGTAACCCGGGCAGAGATGGAGCAGGACATCAAGGCTGGTCGATATTTGGAACATGGGGAGTATGAGGGGAACCTCTATGGCACTAAAATCAGTTCGATCCAGGAGGTTGTGGCATCAGGAAAAATGTGTGTTCTGGATGTCAACCCTCAG GCAGTGAAAGTTCTGAGGACGGCAGAATTCGTACCCTATGTTGTATTTGTTGGGGCTCCTGACTTCCAGACCCTAAAATCCAACAATCTGTCAGCAGTGGAAGTTGGCATTACAAACAAGCAGCTGACG GATGCTGAGCTTCTGCGCATTGTAGAAGAGAGTGAGCGTCTCCAGCAAGCTTACGGCCATTACTTTGACCTTACTTTGGTCAACTATGATCTGGATCAGACATTCCAGGAACTGCAGGTGGCATTGGAGAAACTCAACTCAGAGCCACAGTGGGTTCCAGTCAGCTGGGTCTATTGA